The following coding sequences are from one Haliotis asinina isolate JCU_RB_2024 chromosome 3, JCU_Hal_asi_v2, whole genome shotgun sequence window:
- the LOC137277119 gene encoding putative leucine-rich repeat-containing protein DDB_G0290503: protein MDECQRSVLQRHFKQLANDLILSEDLLGDLYQEHIFDRNMIDIIRSQGTDSDRVYKMLEMLPKRGPSAFDTFISIIQDSYPWLAAMLESSYLAEKSKHQPGSSRQHGKLERLFSIIETPQHTEKTDSDIRKRVGTFVHKQFGQSKRVSQNDKKALEKFLNEQLHDERIRLQSLAEKPESLAETETESVVSQVSDVHQKLFEIHVILEPHLKGKARKDFSNLLPEDMTFDIIQKEIRCILENLNRAEEELTKCLKLPGLYEDEDDSLTLCLYVEKLIEKAEDQQEKLHTQETRLTELQSELNEYSIHIHKLESERTTSRSKIELLAKEVSQLRHDKFKLDERNAQLEKIHQQHLEKEKTLENLKSVVKELQASKNNSSSGYIEDGVNVRSREVNGLRNSIVRRTFRTTGERFGRAAPKPTHNYQLARTRYTVRSTTKKKPNLPV from the exons ATGGACGAGTGTCAACGGTCAGTATTACAGCGCCACTTCAAACAGCTGGCCAATGACCTCATATTGTCAGAGGACCTGCTCGGAGACTTGTATCAGGAGCACATCTTCGATAGAAACATGATTGACATTATCAGG AGTCAGGGTACAGATAGTGACAGAGTATACAAGATGCTGGAAATGCTTCCTAAACGTGGACCATCAGCTTTCGACACTTTCATCAGCATCATTCAGGACAGCTACCCATGGCTTGCTGCTATGCTGGAATCTAGCTACCTGGCTGAGAAGAGCAAACACCAGCCAGGCTCAAGTAGACAGCATGGCAAGCTGGAGAGACTGTTCTCTATCATAG AGACTCCTCAACATACAGAAAAAACAGACAGTGACATAAGGAAAAGAGTTGGGACATTTGTTCACAAGCAGTTTGGACAGAGTAAAAGAGTCTCCCAAAATGACAAAAAGGCATTGGAGAAATTTCTCAATGAACAGTTGCATGATGAAAGGATCCGCCTACAGTCTTTGGCTGAGAAACCAGAATCTCTCGCAGAAACTGAAACTGAGTCTGTGGTATCTCAGGTTAGCGATGTTCATCAAAAACTGTTTGAAATCCATGTTATTCTGGAACCACACCTCAAGGGTAAGGCACGCAAAGACTTTAGCAACCTCTTGCCAGAAGACATGACCTTTGACATCATCCAAAAGGAAATCAGATGCATTCTAGAAAATCTCAATAGAGCTGAAGAAGAGCTCACTAAATGTTTGAAACTGCCAGGGCTttatgaggatgaggatgacagcttgacattgtgcctttatgTCGAGAAGTTAATAGAAAAAGCTGAAGACCAGCAAGAGAAGCTTCATACTCAGGAAACACGACTGACAGAACTGCAATCAGAACTGAATGAATACTCCATCCATATCCACAAACTGGAATCAGAAAGAACTACTTCAAGAAGTAAGATAGAACTTCTAGCCAAAGAAGTGTCTCAGCTCAGACATGACAAATTCAAGTTGGATGAGAGAAATGCCCAACTTGAAAAGATTCATCAACAACATCTTGAGAAAGAAAAGACTCTTGAGAATCTCAAATCAGTTGTAAAAGAACTGCAGGCATCAAAGAATAACAGCAGCAGTGGTTATATAGAGGATGGTGTGAATGTCCGATCACGGGAGGTAAATGGACTTCGCAACAGCATAGTAAGACGTACCTTCAGGACAACGGGTGAGAGGTTTGGAAGGGCAGCACCAAAACCCACCCACAATTACCAGCTGGCCAGGACTAGATACACTGTCAGGAGTACAACCAAAAAGAAGCCAAATTTACCAGTATAG